A genomic region of Metopolophium dirhodum isolate CAU chromosome 1, ASM1992520v1, whole genome shotgun sequence contains the following coding sequences:
- the LOC132934896 gene encoding zinc finger protein 131-like — protein sequence MTGVCFLCVEKLYGERTQVCSSITPHSNILYPQIIAQLLGDDIMVIVTPEDYMCKNCSLLLTHMDKLENDLKNVKNSILLYIQKKYGILLPDQIVKGVMAEEKLEKDDLKVPSGLTVGVSPTVTTATVVTPVQTPLKLLKTQQQQQQQQQRYQPQQQSPTQQDSTNKMKIYKCGICTFQSNEFDHVRFHLRTHMNKKETEKPILNQAAAKALTPVPQQKKRIYKCQVCSKSFNSRIDCLDHIHKDHTQPTPSTSNGVNEKLNNAMNAMKCNAMKSEPSKTQENKVESHMDVDKYQQDNNKGTVDTDMMLNDNVHTKGSGDVEQEEGTENTGEGKGTENSQEDKTVKEVKSKIKPEPAQEKATEEEDTVLLDQEEAGQETPDSVEKEVDEDNANVEKKMGDLNIESMLAAIHNDNPTDSEYTQNKD from the exons ATGACGGGTGTCTGTTTCCTTTGTGTAGAAAAATTGTACGGTGAACGTACACAGGTGTGTTCAAGCATTACACcacatagtaatatactataccCACAAATAATTGCTCAGCTTCTGGGAGATGATATTATGGTTATTGTGACCCCTGAGGACTACATGTGCAAGAACTGTTCCTTACTTTTGACGCATATGGACAAGTTGGAAAATGatctgaaaaatgttaaaaattcaatattgttatatatacaaAAGAAATATGGAATATTACTTCCAGATCAGATTGTTAAGGGTGTTATG GCAGAggaaaaattagaaaaagaTGATCTTAAAGTACCAAGTGGTCTGACAGTAGGAGTTTCTCCTACTGTAACTACTGCTACTGTAGTTACTCCGGTCCAAACtccattaaaattgttaaaaacacaacagcagcagcagcaacaacaacaacgatacCAACCACAACAACAATCACCAACACAACAAGATAGcactaataaaatgaaaatttacaaGTGCGGCATTTGTACATTCCAATCGAATGAGTTTGATCATGTTcg atttcacTTGCGCACTCATATGAACAAAAAGGAGACTGAAAAACCTATTCTTAATCAAGCAGCAGCTAAAGCATTAACTCCG gtaccgcAACAGAAAAAACGAATTTACAAATGCCAAGTATGTTCTAAATCCTTTAATAGTCGAATTGATTGCCTTGATCACATTCATAAAGACCATACTCAGCCAACTCCATCAACCTCAAATGgagtaaatgaaaaattaaataatgctaTGAATGCTATGAAATGTAATGCTATGAAATCGGAACCATCAAAGACTCAAGAAAATAAAGTGGAGTCTCATATGGACGTAGACAAATATCAACAGGATAACAATAAAGGCACTGTTGACACGGATATGATGTTGAATGACAATGTCCACACTAAAGGATCTGGAGATGTTGAACAAGAAGAAGGAACTGAAAATACAGGCGAAGGAAAGGGAACTGAAAACTCTCAGGAAGATAAGACTGTAAAAGAAGTCAAATCGAAAATAAAACCTGAGCCTGCACAAGAAAAAGCCACCGAAGAAGAAGATACAGTCTTGCTTGATCAGGAAGAAGCTGGTCAAGAAACTCCAGACAGTGTTGAGAAAGAAGTTGATGAAGACAATgcaaatgtggaaaaaaaaatgggaGACTTGAACATAGAATCAATGTTAGCCGCAATTCATAATGATAACCCTACTGACAGTGAGTATACACAAAACAAAGATTAA
- the LOC132937937 gene encoding zinc finger BED domain-containing protein 5-like, which translates to MESQFTKLILHTEVRWLSRGKVLSSVHELKNELIVFFTLENVPEFCELLTNEKWLENLSYLADIFSHLNQINSCMQGPNENILTSCRKLFTLKDKLQIWKKRVQKNQFDMFPSLSVTEESSEVMTFIMEHLTALEESIDKYFPNLDIFDLEEEEKLAEIRNNRTHLLKYKNVSLNEFWIQVEKIHAEIGKKLLKILLQFSTSYLCEQGFSTLVNIKSNKRMKMEFIEEEMRVCLSTIRPQIKDLCKKKQAQVSH; encoded by the exons ATGGAATCACAATTTACTAAACTTATTTTACATACAGAAGTACGATGGCTATCGCGTGGTAAAGTTTTGTCCAGTGTACATGAGTTAAAAAATGAACTTATCGTGTTTTTTACTCTTGAAAATGTACCAGaattttgtgaattattaacGAACGAAAAATGGTTGGAAAATCTATCATACTTGGCAGACATATTTTCAcacttaaatcaaataaattcatGTATGCAAGgaccaaatgaaaatatattaacatcgTGTCGTAAGTTATTTACACTTAAAGATAAATTACAAATCTGGAAAAAACGTGtgcaaaaaaatcaatttgataTGTTTCCTTCATTATCTGTAACAGAAGAAAGTTCCGAAGTTATGACATTTATAATGGAGCATTTGACTGCCTTAGAAGAAAGTATAGACAAGTATTTTcctaatttagatattttcgA CCTTGAAGAAGAAGAAAAGCTCGCTGAAATACGAAACAATCGaactcatttattaaaatacaaaaatgtttcattaaatgAATTTTGGATTCAGGTTGAAAAAATTCACGCTGAAATTGGCAAAAAActtctaaaaatattactgCAGTTTTCGACATCATATTTATGTGAACAAGGATTTTCCACTCTTGTtaacataaaatcaaataaacgaATGAAAATGGAGTTCATTGAAGAAGAAATGAGAGTATGTCTTTCAACTATTCGACCACAAATAAAagatttgtgtaaaaaaaaacaagccCAAGTGTCACATTAg